TGCCGGGACTCCTGGGACCTCGACAACACCAACTCCTACTCGCGCCAGAAGTGCAACAACGGCTGGTGCGCCGTGATGTTCACCCTCTACTTCGAGAAGGACCAGGCCTCCCTCGGCCCCGGCAGCGCCGGGCACCGCCACGATTGGGAGCACGTCGTCGTGTGGGTCAAGGACAACCAGGTCGAGTACGTCGCGACGTCGCAGCACGGCGGCTTCGCGATCCACGACCGCGCGAGCATGCGCTTCGAGGGCACGCACGCGAAGGTCGTCTACCACAAGGACGGCGGCTCGACCCACTGCTTCCGCGCCGCCAACGGCAACGACGACCCGCCGGAGAACCACAAGGGCACCTGGCAGTACCCGACGCTCGTCGGCTGGGACGGCTACCCGGCCGGGATCCGCGACAAGCTCGTGGCCGCGAACTTCGGCAGCGCCACCTTCGGCATCAAGGACGACCAGTTCGCCGGCAACCTCGGCAAGGCGAAGCCGGCCGGGATCCCGTTCGACCAGAACGCCTAGCTCGTCACCGGCGCGCTGCGGCCGCGCTTCAGCTCGAAGAACCCCGGCGTGCCGGTCACCAGCAGCACGCCGTCCCACAACCGCCCGGCCTCCTCGCCGCGCGGGACCGGGCTGA
This genomic window from Amycolatopsis mongoliensis contains:
- a CDS encoding NPP1 family protein, whose protein sequence is MAHRTRTLTAAAVVALGLSLIAPGIAAADPPSALPGNASDFEKTFQPAFDYDKDGCYPTPAIGPDGTIAPGLSLGGDTNGHCRDSWDLDNTNSYSRQKCNNGWCAVMFTLYFEKDQASLGPGSAGHRHDWEHVVVWVKDNQVEYVATSQHGGFAIHDRASMRFEGTHAKVVYHKDGGSTHCFRAANGNDDPPENHKGTWQYPTLVGWDGYPAGIRDKLVAANFGSATFGIKDDQFAGNLGKAKPAGIPFDQNA